A window of the Drosophila simulans strain w501 chromosome 2L, Prin_Dsim_3.1, whole genome shotgun sequence genome harbors these coding sequences:
- the LOC6731481 gene encoding uncharacterized protein LOC6731481, whose amino-acid sequence MAITTYVYAMCLVLAANLLSVNAIRCHQCNSHDNEDCGGLVVNTPRAQRDNQYLTDCVPPSGEVAFCRKTVINFEQNDERRIERSCGFIPEKIQNACFTADNEGYKQIICTCPDEGCNGASSLLGVRQLGYSLVGSVVSLVLASMLRH is encoded by the exons atggCAATCACAACCTACGTCTATGCCATGTGCCTTGTTTTGGCCGCCAATTTGTTATCAG TGAATGCCATTCGGTGCCATCAGTGCAACTCGCACGACAACGAGGATTGCGGTGGCCTGGTGGTGAACACTCCTCGTGCCCAGCGGGACAACCAGTACCTGACGGACTGCGTCCCGCCCAGCGGCGAGGTGGCCTTCTGCCGCAAGACGGTGATCAATTTCGAGCAGAACGACGAGCGCAGGATCGAGCGGAGCTGTGGCTTCATTCCAGAGAAGATCCAAAACGCGTGCTTCACCGCCGACAACGAGGGCTATAAGCAGATCATCTGCACCTGTCCCGACGAGGGATGCAATGGAGCCAGCTCCCTGCTGGGTGTCCGCCAGTTGGGCTACAGTCTGGTTGGATCTGTGGTCAGTCTGGTATTGGCTAGTATGCTCAGGCATTAG
- the LOC6731482 gene encoding uncharacterized protein LOC6731482 produces MWGILLPLAALLALVSNGAAIRCYVCDSSDNPSCADLGSNSSIVAEECTLDKMKSLDTWLFDLNKFSYFDNGANKSPLMNCQKVVAKDPDTRKVVTARFCQLDTGDSDACEILRTKLRIPSPEEREQRNRNQNKRRKGHGQDAEEDDEISAEDAFFCGICKSHRCNGAAAVTLSLASILAMIALQLGC; encoded by the exons ATGTGGGGAATCCTATTGCCACTGGCGGCCCTATTGGCCCTCGTTTCAAATG GCGCAGCCATCAGGTGTTATGTCTGCGATTCCAGTGATAATCCCAGCTGCGCCGATCTGGGCTCAAATTCCAGCATAGTGGCGGAG gAGTGCACTTTGGACAAAATGAAATCGCTGGACACCTGGCTATTTGACTTGAATAAGTTCTCATATTTCGATAATGGCGCCAACAAAAGTCCGCTCATGAATTGCCAAAAAGTTGTGGCCAAAGATC CTGATACAAGAAAAGTGGTGACGGCGCGCTTCTGCCAACTGGACACCGGCGACTCGGATGCCTGCGAGATCCTGCGTACCAAGCTGCGCATCCCGAGCCCCgaggagcgggagcagcggAATCGCAACCAGAACAAGCGAAGGAAGGGCCACGGCCAGGATgcggaggaggacgacgaaATCTCCGCGGAGGATGCGTTCTTCTGCGGCATCTGCAAATCGCATCGGTGCAATGGTGCGGCGGCCGTAACGCTTTCCCTGGCTTCGATTCTGGCCATGATTGCGCTCCAATTGGGCTGCTAA